A part of Candidatus Binatia bacterium genomic DNA contains:
- a CDS encoding Uxx-star family glutaredoxin-like (seleno)protein: protein MARVTLYTRDGCAHCERLRAALAASGDTVVEVNLSREPQAMTEFLKLTGGRRIVPVVVRGAKIEIAPDGGSEF, encoded by the coding sequence ATGGCGCGCGTCACGCTGTACACCCGCGACGGCTGCGCGCACTGCGAGCGCTTGCGTGCGGCGCTCGCGGCCTCCGGCGACACGGTGGTCGAGGTCAACCTGTCGCGCGAGCCGCAGGCGATGACCGAGTTCCTCAAGCTGACCGGCGGCCGACGGATCGTGCCGGTCGTCGTCCGCGGCGCGAAGATCGAGATCGCGCCGGACGGCGGCAGCGAGTTCTAG
- the yedA gene encoding drug/metabolite exporter YedA: MSVALEKSASGRPAPAPHPDAASGRPARWLVVLALLAVWVVWGSTYLAIKIALGSLPPFGMAATRFFLAGSILYVVLRLRGTPPPNPAQWRSAVVIGLLMLTLANGGVVWAQGRISSSVAALGVASTPLWVALLAGFLERWPRPIEWAGLTIGFLGVFLLNWDGDLRATPAAAVALLVSQISWAVGAMLNRRLTLPEGAMASASQMIAGGAILFLASVLAGEGVPRAPSAESLAALAYLVAFGSIVAFSAFNFLIRNVSPSLATSNAYVNPIVAVLLGVGLAGEQLRAASLVAMAIIVTGVALVLLAQDR, from the coding sequence GTGAGCGTCGCCCTCGAGAAGTCCGCATCCGGGCGACCTGCACCCGCGCCGCATCCCGACGCCGCGTCCGGGCGACCGGCGCGCTGGCTCGTGGTGCTCGCGCTGCTCGCCGTCTGGGTCGTCTGGGGATCGACGTACCTCGCGATCAAGATCGCGCTCGGGTCGCTGCCGCCGTTCGGCATGGCGGCGACGCGCTTCTTCCTCGCCGGCAGCATCCTCTACGTCGTGCTGCGCCTGCGCGGCACGCCGCCGCCGAACCCCGCGCAGTGGCGCAGCGCGGTGGTGATCGGGCTCCTCATGCTGACGCTCGCCAACGGCGGCGTGGTGTGGGCGCAGGGACGGATCTCGTCGAGCGTCGCCGCGCTCGGGGTCGCCTCGACGCCGCTCTGGGTCGCGCTGCTCGCGGGCTTTCTCGAGCGCTGGCCGCGGCCGATCGAGTGGGCCGGGCTGACGATCGGCTTCCTCGGCGTGTTCCTCCTCAACTGGGACGGCGACCTGCGCGCGACGCCGGCCGCCGCCGTCGCGCTGCTCGTCTCGCAAATCTCGTGGGCGGTCGGCGCCATGCTGAACCGGCGCTTGACGCTGCCGGAAGGCGCGATGGCGAGCGCGTCGCAGATGATCGCGGGCGGCGCGATCCTCTTTCTCGCGTCGGTGCTCGCCGGTGAAGGCGTGCCGCGCGCGCCGTCCGCCGAGTCGCTCGCCGCCCTCGCCTACCTGGTCGCGTTCGGCTCGATCGTCGCGTTCAGCGCGTTCAACTTCCTGATCCGCAACGTTTCGCCGAGCCTCGCGACCAGCAACGCGTACGTGAACCCCATCGTCGCGGTGCTGCTCGGCGTCGGGCTCGCCGGCGAGCAGCTGCGCGCCGCCTCGCTGGTCGCGATGGCGATCATCGTGACCGGCGTCGCGCTCGTCCTGCTGGCGCAGGACCGCTGA
- the ileS gene encoding isoleucine--tRNA ligase: MDYRGTLNLPATSFPMRANAPQREPEMLARWNALGIYQRMLALRSDAPPFILHDGPPYANGNMHMGHVLNRVLKDIVVKYKHLSGFRTPYVPGWDCHGLPIELQVEKEIGRAKKAELPVTEVRRLCDAYARRYVDIQREEIRRLGVVGDWDNPYLTLAPEYEAQEIRELGKLASSGSLYRKKKPVYWCASCETALAEAEVEYEEKRSPSIYVRFPLALATGGGDAGAQPVTVALLAAAADDASREVLRRYQAGHVAMVAWTTTPWTLPANLALAIHPELAYVGLQVDGELLIVAEGLAERFLAAIGRSEDAGAPRAHFETARLEGVEFHHPWLERRVPVVLGEHVTLESGTGVVHTAPGHGQEDYEVGLRYGLEIYSPVDARGRFTGDVPELEGKRIFDADPDVLERLRAAGTLMAEAPLTHSYPHCWRCKKPLFFRATEQWFVSLSANDLRGEALAAIDRVRWIPPWGRDRIRGMIESRPDWCISRQRSWGVPIVAVYCERCEHPHLSKELAEHVAEIVEREGSNAWFARPASELVPPGFRCERCAGTDFRKETDILDVWFDSGVSHAAVLEKREGLHSPADLYLEGSDQHRGWFHTSLLTSVATRGRAPYEACLTHGFILDGEGKKMSKSGGNAIAPDSVLKDLGADVLRLWVAAEDYRGDVRISKQILGHLVEAYRRLRNTARFLLGNLGDFDPQRDAVAYEELSELERWALDRLARVEQRAREAYEAYEFHTVYHLLNNFCAVDLSALYLDIAKDRAYCSAPGDPQRRAAQTVMYEIVRALAGMLAPILTFLAEDIWRALPGAREDDSVLLGSFPTPRDEWLDDALAARFEKLLAVRGAVTKALEEERKAGHIGHSLEACVKLAPPPELKELLAERQAFLPELFIVSQVEIVSEALPESPVLAGLGVAVSRAAGEKCARCWNYKLDVGSVAAYPGACGRCADVLARIGYAVAS, encoded by the coding sequence ATGGACTACCGCGGCACCCTGAACCTGCCCGCGACGAGCTTCCCGATGCGCGCGAACGCGCCGCAGCGCGAGCCCGAGATGCTCGCTCGCTGGAACGCGCTCGGCATCTACCAGCGCATGCTCGCGCTGCGCAGCGACGCGCCGCCGTTCATCCTGCACGACGGCCCGCCGTACGCGAACGGCAACATGCACATGGGCCACGTGCTGAACCGGGTGCTGAAGGACATCGTCGTCAAGTACAAGCACCTGTCCGGCTTCCGCACGCCCTACGTCCCGGGCTGGGACTGCCACGGGCTGCCGATCGAGCTCCAGGTCGAGAAGGAGATCGGCCGCGCGAAGAAGGCCGAGCTGCCGGTGACGGAGGTGCGGCGCCTGTGCGACGCGTACGCGCGCCGCTACGTCGACATCCAGCGCGAGGAGATCCGTCGCCTGGGCGTCGTCGGCGACTGGGACAACCCGTACTTGACGCTGGCGCCCGAGTACGAGGCGCAGGAGATCCGCGAGCTCGGCAAGCTCGCGTCGTCGGGCTCGCTCTACCGCAAGAAGAAGCCGGTCTACTGGTGCGCGTCCTGCGAGACGGCGCTCGCCGAGGCCGAGGTGGAGTACGAGGAGAAGCGCTCGCCGAGCATCTACGTGCGCTTCCCGCTGGCGCTCGCGACCGGCGGCGGGGACGCAGGCGCGCAGCCGGTGACGGTCGCGCTGCTCGCCGCCGCGGCGGACGACGCGTCGCGCGAGGTCCTGCGCCGCTACCAGGCGGGCCACGTCGCGATGGTCGCCTGGACGACGACCCCGTGGACGCTGCCGGCGAACCTCGCCCTCGCGATCCATCCCGAGCTCGCCTACGTCGGCCTGCAGGTCGACGGCGAGCTGCTGATCGTCGCCGAGGGCCTTGCCGAGCGCTTCCTCGCCGCGATCGGTCGGAGCGAGGACGCGGGCGCTCCGCGCGCGCACTTCGAGACGGCGAGGCTCGAGGGCGTCGAGTTCCACCACCCGTGGCTCGAGCGCCGCGTGCCGGTCGTGCTCGGCGAGCACGTGACGCTCGAGAGCGGCACCGGCGTCGTGCACACCGCGCCCGGCCACGGCCAGGAGGACTACGAGGTCGGCCTGCGCTACGGGCTCGAGATCTACTCGCCGGTCGACGCGCGCGGACGCTTCACGGGCGACGTGCCGGAGCTCGAGGGCAAGCGCATCTTCGACGCCGATCCGGACGTGCTCGAGCGGCTGCGCGCCGCCGGGACGCTGATGGCGGAGGCGCCGCTCACGCACAGCTACCCGCATTGCTGGCGGTGCAAGAAGCCGCTCTTCTTCCGCGCCACCGAGCAGTGGTTCGTGTCGCTGTCGGCGAACGACCTGCGCGGCGAGGCGCTCGCGGCGATCGACCGCGTGCGCTGGATCCCGCCGTGGGGACGCGACCGCATCCGCGGCATGATCGAGAGCCGTCCGGACTGGTGCATCTCGCGCCAGCGCAGCTGGGGCGTGCCGATCGTCGCCGTGTACTGCGAGCGCTGCGAGCACCCGCACCTCAGCAAGGAGCTCGCGGAGCACGTCGCGGAGATCGTCGAGCGCGAGGGCTCGAACGCCTGGTTCGCGCGCCCCGCGTCGGAGCTCGTGCCGCCGGGCTTCCGCTGCGAGCGCTGCGCCGGGACGGACTTCCGCAAGGAGACCGACATCCTCGACGTGTGGTTCGACTCGGGCGTCAGCCACGCGGCGGTGCTCGAGAAGCGCGAGGGGCTGCACTCGCCGGCCGACCTCTACCTCGAGGGCTCGGACCAGCACCGCGGCTGGTTCCATACGTCGCTCTTGACGTCGGTCGCGACGCGTGGGCGAGCGCCGTACGAGGCTTGCTTGACGCACGGCTTCATCCTCGACGGCGAGGGCAAGAAGATGTCGAAGTCGGGCGGCAACGCGATCGCGCCCGACTCCGTGCTGAAGGACCTCGGCGCGGACGTGCTGCGGCTCTGGGTCGCGGCCGAGGACTACCGCGGCGACGTCAGGATCTCGAAGCAGATCCTCGGGCACCTGGTCGAGGCGTACCGGCGGCTGCGCAACACCGCGCGCTTCCTGCTCGGCAACCTCGGCGACTTCGATCCGCAGCGTGATGCCGTCGCGTACGAGGAGCTGTCCGAGCTCGAGCGCTGGGCGCTCGACCGCCTCGCGCGGGTCGAGCAGCGCGCGCGCGAGGCGTACGAGGCGTACGAGTTCCACACGGTCTACCACCTGCTGAACAACTTCTGCGCGGTGGACTTGAGCGCGCTCTACCTCGACATCGCGAAGGACCGCGCCTACTGCAGCGCTCCCGGCGATCCGCAGCGGCGCGCCGCGCAGACCGTGATGTACGAGATCGTGCGCGCGCTCGCCGGCATGCTGGCGCCGATCCTCACCTTCCTCGCCGAGGACATCTGGCGCGCGCTGCCGGGCGCGCGCGAGGACGACAGCGTGCTGCTCGGCAGCTTCCCGACGCCGCGCGACGAGTGGCTCGACGACGCGCTCGCCGCGCGCTTCGAGAAGCTCCTCGCCGTGCGCGGCGCGGTGACCAAGGCGCTCGAGGAGGAGCGCAAGGCGGGCCACATCGGACACTCGCTCGAGGCCTGCGTGAAGCTCGCGCCGCCGCCCGAGCTCAAGGAGCTGCTCGCCGAGCGTCAAGCATTTCTGCCCGAGCTGTTCATCGTCTCGCAGGTCGAGATCGTCTCGGAGGCGCTGCCCGAGAGCCCGGTGCTCGCCGGGCTCGGCGTCGCCGTGAGCCGGGCCGCGGGCGAGAAGTGCGCGCGCTGCTGGAACTACAAGCTCGACGTCGGCAGCGTCGCGGCCTATCCGGGCGCGTGCGGCCGCTGCGCCGACGTGCTCGCGCGCATCGGCTACGCGGTGGCTTCGTGA
- the lspA gene encoding signal peptidase II: MSEGRKYALVGGVAAVIVVLDQLTKLWVDSTFRLYQTMHVFSWLNLTYVRNTGAAFSLFADQPATFRIPFFLVVALVAGAALVFYVRQTPPTQRGTLFACGLVLGGAVGNFIDRVLYGAVIDFIDVHWRGMHWPAFNVADSAISVGVAVLLLRSLFVRDESPAATERSAA; encoded by the coding sequence GTGAGCGAGGGGCGCAAGTACGCCCTGGTCGGCGGCGTGGCGGCGGTCATCGTCGTCCTCGACCAGCTCACCAAGCTCTGGGTCGATTCGACCTTCCGGCTCTACCAGACGATGCACGTCTTCTCGTGGCTGAACCTGACCTACGTGCGCAACACGGGGGCGGCGTTCAGCCTGTTCGCCGATCAGCCGGCGACGTTCCGCATTCCGTTCTTCCTGGTGGTCGCGCTGGTCGCGGGCGCGGCGCTCGTGTTCTACGTCCGTCAGACGCCGCCGACGCAGCGTGGGACGCTGTTCGCCTGCGGGCTCGTGCTCGGCGGCGCGGTCGGCAACTTCATCGACCGCGTGCTCTACGGCGCGGTGATCGACTTCATCGACGTGCACTGGCGCGGCATGCACTGGCCGGCCTTCAACGTCGCGGACTCGGCGATCTCGGTGGGCGTCGCCGTGCTGCTCTTGCGAAGTCTCTTCGTGCGCGACGAGTCGCCCGCCGCAACCGAGCGCAGCGCGGCCTGA
- a CDS encoding CAP domain-containing protein gives MRGWRPWLVTALFGTVLCAFATPASAQNKAACLTGTPAQIAADQADINDVRAAIDALCPCASYDGSQGKGKSAYAACATKVRDAFVKEGRLRSQCAATVRKMTVQSTCGTRPGKNVVCVRESLTNGAVSCTIRAAARCKSVAKRYVEQVCSGATHCFDAADTNGDLKINASDAGTCANPGVKPTPKPTATPKPTATPKPTPTPAPTVGSPDPLPTGPQGAELARLINEYRVSKGLPPLQLSKAMMATAAAHVADLSSHPGTWGGTCNLHSWSNFGAPLYTGCCYTNDHAKADCMWRKPREISAGLGFPRYPGNGYEIAFAGAGATPKQVLDAFKGSPGHHEVIINAGPWKSMNPYPAMGAAMANGYAVVWFGDAVDPWR, from the coding sequence ATGAGGGGTTGGAGACCGTGGCTCGTCACGGCCTTGTTCGGCACGGTGCTGTGCGCGTTCGCGACGCCGGCATCGGCACAGAACAAAGCAGCTTGCTTGACGGGCACGCCGGCGCAGATCGCAGCCGACCAGGCGGACATCAATGACGTCCGTGCGGCGATCGACGCGCTCTGTCCATGCGCGAGCTACGACGGCTCGCAGGGGAAGGGAAAGAGCGCCTACGCCGCTTGCGCGACGAAGGTGCGCGACGCATTCGTCAAGGAAGGTCGCCTGCGCTCGCAGTGCGCCGCGACGGTGCGCAAGATGACCGTTCAGTCGACGTGCGGCACGCGACCCGGGAAGAACGTGGTCTGCGTGCGCGAGTCGCTGACGAACGGCGCGGTGTCGTGCACGATCCGTGCGGCCGCACGCTGCAAGAGCGTCGCGAAGAGATACGTCGAGCAGGTGTGCAGCGGCGCGACCCATTGCTTCGACGCGGCGGACACCAACGGCGACCTGAAGATCAACGCGAGCGACGCGGGCACGTGCGCCAATCCCGGCGTCAAGCCGACGCCGAAGCCGACCGCGACGCCGAAGCCAACGGCAACGCCGAAGCCGACGCCGACCCCGGCGCCCACGGTGGGATCGCCCGATCCGCTACCGACGGGTCCGCAGGGCGCGGAGCTCGCGCGCCTGATCAACGAGTACCGCGTGTCGAAGGGTCTGCCGCCGCTGCAGCTCTCGAAGGCGATGATGGCGACCGCCGCGGCGCACGTCGCGGACCTGTCGTCGCATCCCGGCACCTGGGGCGGGACGTGCAACCTGCACAGCTGGTCGAACTTCGGCGCGCCGCTCTACACCGGCTGCTGCTACACCAACGACCACGCGAAGGCCGACTGCATGTGGCGCAAGCCGCGCGAGATCAGCGCCGGCCTCGGCTTCCCGCGCTACCCGGGCAACGGCTACGAGATCGCGTTCGCCGGCGCAGGCGCGACGCCGAAGCAGGTGCTCGATGCCTTCAAGGGGAGCCCGGGTCACCACGAGGTGATCATCAACGCCGGCCCGTGGAAGTCGATGAACCCGTATCCGGCGATGGGCGCCGCGATGGCGAACGGCTACGCCGTCGTGTGGTTCGGCGACGCCGTGGATCCGTGGCGCTGA